In Agromyces sp. G08B096, a genomic segment contains:
- a CDS encoding monovalent cation/H+ antiporter complex subunit F produces the protein MTFLQLISIAAGIMFGIGALAAVVRIIRGPSILDRALATDVLLAIAMCGLGAEMAINRHTDTLVILLVLAMFAVVGSISIARFMAKQDAS, from the coding sequence GTGACCTTCCTGCAGCTCATCAGCATCGCCGCGGGCATCATGTTCGGCATCGGCGCCCTCGCAGCCGTCGTCCGGATCATCCGCGGCCCGTCCATCCTCGACCGCGCCCTCGCGACCGACGTGCTGCTCGCGATCGCGATGTGCGGGCTCGGCGCCGAGATGGCGATCAACCGGCACACCGACACGCTCGTGATCCTGCTGGTGCTCGCGATGTTCGCGGTCGTCGGCTCGATCTCGATCGCGCGGTTCATGGCGAAGCAGGATGCCTCGTGA
- a CDS encoding Na+/H+ antiporter subunit E, translating to MNPARAEGHEPSRWRSAWRQLPLLVALVVLWLLLWDHIDVLTVVTGVLLAIGVTRALYLPPVLLSGRFNPWRGLLLGLRMMFDVVVASLQVAGLAIWPWWKPMNSLIAVQLLTRSDLVTTLTAEAISVVPGTVVVDIDRERGLLYLHALGTRTAADIDRTRRNVLGTEERIVLAIGTRAQAESVRRARRERRAAGADAPRRGIRDDTHSGGAHSGDAYSGDAHSKEEM from the coding sequence ATGAACCCGGCGCGGGCCGAGGGTCACGAGCCGTCGCGGTGGCGGTCGGCGTGGCGGCAGCTGCCGCTGCTCGTCGCCCTCGTGGTGCTGTGGCTGCTGCTCTGGGACCACATCGACGTGCTGACCGTGGTGACCGGAGTGCTCCTCGCCATCGGCGTCACGCGCGCGCTGTACCTGCCGCCGGTGCTGCTCTCCGGCCGGTTCAACCCGTGGCGTGGCCTGCTGCTCGGCCTCCGCATGATGTTCGACGTCGTGGTCGCGTCGCTCCAGGTCGCGGGCCTCGCGATCTGGCCATGGTGGAAGCCGATGAACTCGCTCATCGCCGTGCAGCTGCTGACCCGCAGCGACCTCGTGACCACGCTCACGGCCGAGGCGATCTCCGTCGTGCCCGGCACGGTGGTCGTCGACATCGACCGCGAGCGCGGCCTGCTGTACCTGCATGCGCTGGGCACGCGCACGGCCGCCGACATCGACCGCACGCGTCGCAACGTGCTCGGCACCGAGGAGCGGATCGTGCTGGCGATCGGCACGCGCGCGCAGGCGGAGTCGGTGCGGCGGGCACGGCGCGAGCGACGCGCAGCCGGTGCGGATGCCCCGCGCCGAGGCATCCGCGACGACACGCACTCGGGTGGCGCGCACTCGGGCGACGCGTATTCGGGCGACGCGCATTCGAAGGAGGAGATGTGA
- a CDS encoding Na+/H+ antiporter subunit D: MTAVLVPLVVLLPLIGAAVALILGRHRRAQMAVSASVLGAVAVIAAILLVNVDETGHGAVVAVGGWEAPFGIVLVVDRLSAIMLVISAVVLLGVLVYAVGQGIADQHRETPVSIFHPTYLILSAGVFNAFIAGDLFNLYVGFEILLSASYVLLTLGGTGERIRAGVTYIIVSLVSSLFFLSAIALIYGATGTANIAQLSVRIAELPSSVQLILHLLLLIAFGIKAAVFPLSFWLPDSYPTAPAPVTAVFAGLLTKVGVYAIIRTETVIFTESDLSTLLLVIGGLTMLVGILGALTQADIKRLLSFTLVSHIGYMIFGIGLSTELGLAATIYYVVHHITVQTALFLTTGLIERFGGATSINGLAGLLKASPLLAILFFLPALNLGGIPPFSGFLGKVGLFVAGAEGAPADVGGPAWLTWAVIAAGAVTSLITLYALTRFWNMAFWRGRDELEGYESVLLNSVQEWEGGTSTTTATRTTPWLMVTATTALVAVTLLLTVFAGPLFDLTGRAAENLVDPDMYVSMVFPGGIR; the protein is encoded by the coding sequence GTGACCGCCGTCCTCGTCCCGCTCGTCGTGCTGCTGCCGCTCATCGGCGCCGCGGTCGCCCTCATCCTCGGCCGCCACCGACGCGCGCAGATGGCGGTGTCGGCGAGCGTCCTCGGCGCGGTCGCCGTGATCGCCGCCATCCTCCTCGTGAACGTCGACGAGACCGGGCATGGCGCGGTCGTCGCGGTCGGCGGCTGGGAGGCGCCGTTCGGGATCGTGCTCGTCGTCGACCGGCTGTCGGCCATCATGCTCGTGATCTCCGCGGTCGTGCTCCTCGGCGTCCTCGTCTACGCCGTCGGGCAGGGCATCGCCGACCAGCACCGCGAGACCCCGGTCTCGATCTTCCACCCGACGTACCTCATCCTGTCGGCGGGCGTGTTCAACGCCTTCATCGCGGGCGACCTGTTCAACCTCTACGTCGGGTTCGAGATCCTGCTGTCGGCGAGCTATGTGCTGCTGACGCTCGGCGGCACCGGTGAGCGGATCCGGGCGGGCGTGACCTACATCATCGTGAGCCTCGTGTCGTCGCTGTTCTTCCTCAGCGCCATCGCGCTCATCTACGGGGCGACGGGCACGGCGAACATCGCGCAGCTCTCGGTGCGGATCGCGGAGCTCCCGTCGAGCGTGCAGCTCATCCTGCACCTGCTGCTGCTCATCGCGTTCGGCATCAAGGCCGCCGTGTTCCCGCTGTCGTTCTGGCTGCCCGACTCCTACCCGACGGCGCCCGCGCCGGTCACGGCCGTGTTCGCGGGCCTGCTCACCAAGGTCGGCGTGTACGCGATCATCCGCACCGAGACCGTGATCTTCACAGAGAGCGACCTATCGACGCTGCTGCTCGTGATCGGAGGGCTGACGATGCTCGTCGGCATCCTCGGCGCGCTCACCCAGGCCGATATCAAGCGTCTGCTCTCGTTCACGCTGGTCAGCCACATCGGCTACATGATCTTCGGCATCGGACTGTCGACGGAGCTCGGCCTCGCCGCGACGATCTACTACGTCGTCCACCACATCACCGTGCAGACCGCGCTGTTCCTCACGACGGGGCTCATCGAGCGGTTCGGCGGGGCGACCTCGATCAACGGGCTCGCGGGCCTGCTGAAGGCGTCGCCGCTGCTCGCGATCCTGTTCTTCCTGCCGGCCCTGAACCTCGGCGGCATCCCGCCGTTCTCCGGGTTCCTCGGCAAGGTGGGCCTCTTCGTCGCCGGCGCCGAAGGCGCCCCCGCGGACGTCGGCGGCCCGGCGTGGCTCACCTGGGCGGTCATCGCGGCGGGCGCCGTGACGTCGCTGATCACGCTGTACGCGCTGACCCGGTTCTGGAACATGGCGTTCTGGCGGGGACGCGACGAGCTCGAGGGCTACGAGTCGGTGCTGCTGAACTCCGTGCAGGAATGGGAGGGCGGCACGTCCACGACGACCGCGACCCGCACCACGCCGTGGCTCATGGTAACCGCGACGACGGCCCTCGTGGCGGTGACGCTCCTGCTCACGGTCTTCGCGGGACCGCTGTTCGACCTCACCGGCCGGGCGGCGGAGAACCTCGTCGACCCCGACATGTACGTGTCGATGGTGTTCCCCGGAGGCATCCGATGA
- a CDS encoding NADH-quinone oxidoreductase subunit K has translation MTASLTLVVLMAVLFGAGISIMLERSLTRILIGFLLVGNAVNILIYLMSGAPGLAPILGEGVDPEEISDPLPQAFVLTAIVINLGITAFMLALIYRSWWLAQLGEKGDLVDDEAELVEDAEEAADLIRSSAADDRAIQEIIEASDEEPAPARPGDGEVRR, from the coding sequence ATGACCGCGTCGCTGACCCTGGTCGTGCTGATGGCCGTGCTCTTCGGAGCCGGGATCTCGATCATGCTCGAGCGCAGCCTCACGCGCATCCTCATCGGGTTCCTTCTCGTGGGCAACGCCGTGAACATCCTCATCTACCTGATGAGCGGCGCCCCCGGCCTCGCGCCCATCCTCGGCGAGGGCGTCGACCCCGAGGAGATCTCCGATCCGTTGCCACAGGCGTTCGTGCTCACGGCGATCGTCATCAACCTCGGCATCACGGCGTTCATGCTCGCGCTCATCTACCGGTCCTGGTGGCTCGCCCAGCTCGGCGAGAAGGGCGACCTCGTCGACGACGAGGCCGAGCTCGTGGAGGACGCGGAGGAGGCGGCCGACCTCATCCGCTCCTCCGCCGCCGACGACCGCGCCATCCAGGAGATCATCGAGGCCAGCGACGAGGAGCCCGCGCCGGCCCGGCCCGGAGACGGGGAGGTGCGCCGGTGA
- a CDS encoding Na+/H+ antiporter subunit A: MGFSLVAFGALSLLTPLLTRLLGRRVFLVVALLPAAVFVWLLTRLPDVLAGEPLVESIPWIPALDIALSFRLDALAMLLALVVTGVGALVLAYCTWYFDDDEPALGRFAALLLAFAGVMLGLVTADDVFVLFTFWEATSVLSYLLIGHYTGRKESRGAALQALTVTTFGGLAMLVGLVLLSVEGGTTSLSELVASPVTGTAGEWGIALVLVGAISKSALVPFHFWLPAAMAAPTPVSAYLHAAAMVKAGVYLVARLAPGYADLTVWHPIVILLGGLTMLVGGWRALRQYDLKLLLAYGTVSQLGFLVLVTGFGTHDAALAGVALLLAHALFKAALFLIVGIVDHAAGTRDWRKLSGLGRRMPVIAGFAILAAASMAGVPPLLGFVAKEGVFTAFLEAATSGESAIAAWGWLALAGAFAGSVLTVAYSVRFVWGAFFTRPDVAPTPLHRPSPLIGIAPGVLAVASLVAAFAIAWIEPLLAAYADQLPGGTGYHLALWHGLEPALWLSLAVFALGALLVWGRARVARMQAALPPILDSGRGYLGIVSVVDQFAAWVTTAIQHRGLPGYLALIVLVFIGGLGFAGIVNTAWPGSVRLWDYPSQPFLAAVMAIAAVAAAVVKQRMTAVLLVSVTGYGLVLLFGMSGAPDLALTQALVETIVLVVFVLVLRRLPKQIAQRHPPVHKLVRGIIGGVAGVVMAVVGFIALGARVEPSIADGLPALAIEAHGKNIVNVMLVDIRAWDTLGEISVLVAVATGVASLLFVSGRTGGAPRLEEQPNRRDRLRPVPEPASSIRAARPSLAEVEGETDAAAEAAETRQTWLLAGRTLSPRRRSILIEVLVRLLFHPAIVVSVYLLFVGHNAPGGGFAGGLLAGLALVARYLAGGRYELGEAAPVDAGRLLGTGLLLAAGTAASSLVFGMTVFESSWFELDVPVLGTLSIGTSTLFDIGVYLVVIGLVLDILRSLGAEVDRQEEESEEEHPGFGATEHGTGQAEGAPTGEVAAASQGGGDRG; encoded by the coding sequence ATGGGTTTCAGCCTCGTCGCCTTCGGCGCCCTCTCCCTCCTGACGCCCCTGCTGACGAGGTTGCTCGGCCGGCGGGTGTTCCTCGTGGTCGCACTGCTGCCCGCCGCCGTGTTCGTCTGGCTGCTGACCAGACTCCCCGACGTGCTGGCGGGCGAGCCGCTCGTCGAGTCCATCCCCTGGATCCCCGCGCTCGACATCGCGCTGTCGTTCCGGCTCGACGCCCTGGCGATGCTGCTCGCGCTGGTCGTCACCGGCGTCGGCGCGCTCGTCCTGGCGTACTGCACGTGGTACTTCGACGACGACGAGCCGGCGCTCGGCCGGTTCGCCGCGCTGCTGCTGGCCTTCGCGGGCGTGATGCTGGGGCTCGTGACGGCCGACGACGTGTTCGTGCTGTTCACCTTCTGGGAGGCCACGAGTGTGCTCTCCTACCTCCTCATCGGCCACTACACGGGTCGGAAGGAGAGCCGCGGCGCCGCCCTGCAGGCCCTCACGGTCACCACATTCGGCGGACTCGCGATGCTGGTGGGGCTCGTGCTGCTGTCGGTCGAGGGCGGGACGACGTCGCTGTCCGAGCTCGTGGCGTCGCCGGTCACGGGCACCGCCGGCGAGTGGGGCATCGCGCTCGTGCTCGTCGGCGCGATCTCCAAGAGCGCCCTCGTGCCCTTCCACTTCTGGCTGCCGGCCGCCATGGCGGCACCGACCCCGGTGAGCGCCTACCTGCACGCGGCGGCCATGGTGAAAGCGGGCGTGTACCTCGTCGCGCGACTCGCCCCCGGGTACGCGGACCTCACGGTGTGGCATCCGATCGTGATCCTCCTCGGCGGCCTGACGATGCTCGTCGGGGGCTGGCGTGCGCTCCGGCAGTACGACCTCAAGCTGCTGCTCGCCTACGGCACCGTGAGCCAGCTCGGCTTCCTCGTGCTCGTCACGGGGTTCGGCACGCACGATGCGGCGCTCGCGGGCGTCGCCCTTCTGCTCGCGCACGCCCTGTTCAAGGCGGCGCTGTTCCTCATCGTCGGCATCGTCGACCACGCCGCCGGCACGCGCGACTGGCGGAAGCTCTCGGGGCTCGGCCGGCGCATGCCGGTCATCGCCGGGTTCGCGATCCTCGCCGCAGCATCCATGGCCGGCGTGCCGCCGCTGCTCGGCTTCGTGGCGAAGGAGGGCGTCTTCACGGCGTTCCTCGAGGCCGCGACATCCGGGGAGTCCGCCATCGCCGCGTGGGGCTGGCTGGCCCTCGCCGGCGCGTTCGCGGGCTCCGTGCTGACGGTGGCCTACAGCGTGCGGTTCGTCTGGGGGGCGTTCTTCACGCGCCCCGACGTCGCGCCCACGCCGCTGCACCGCCCGAGTCCGCTCATCGGCATCGCGCCGGGGGTGCTCGCCGTCGCGAGCCTCGTCGCCGCCTTCGCGATCGCGTGGATCGAGCCGCTCCTCGCGGCCTACGCCGACCAGCTCCCCGGCGGAACGGGGTACCACCTCGCGCTCTGGCACGGCCTCGAGCCGGCACTCTGGCTGTCGCTCGCCGTGTTCGCGCTCGGCGCGCTTCTCGTCTGGGGGAGGGCCCGCGTCGCGCGCATGCAGGCGGCGCTACCGCCGATCCTCGACTCGGGCCGCGGATACCTCGGCATCGTCTCGGTCGTCGACCAGTTCGCCGCGTGGGTCACGACGGCGATCCAGCACCGCGGGCTGCCCGGCTATCTCGCCCTCATCGTGCTGGTCTTCATCGGGGGGCTCGGCTTCGCCGGCATCGTGAACACCGCCTGGCCCGGCAGCGTCCGGCTCTGGGACTACCCGTCGCAGCCCTTCCTCGCCGCGGTCATGGCGATCGCGGCCGTCGCCGCAGCCGTCGTCAAGCAGCGCATGACCGCCGTGCTCCTCGTGAGCGTCACCGGGTACGGCCTCGTGCTCCTGTTCGGCATGTCGGGCGCGCCCGACCTCGCACTCACGCAGGCCCTCGTCGAGACGATCGTGCTCGTTGTCTTCGTGCTCGTGCTGCGCCGGCTTCCCAAGCAGATCGCGCAGCGGCATCCTCCGGTGCACAAGCTGGTGCGCGGCATCATCGGCGGAGTCGCCGGCGTGGTGATGGCCGTCGTCGGGTTCATCGCGCTCGGCGCACGCGTGGAGCCCTCGATCGCCGACGGGCTGCCCGCGCTCGCGATCGAGGCTCACGGCAAGAACATCGTGAACGTCATGCTCGTCGACATCCGCGCCTGGGACACGCTCGGCGAGATCTCGGTGCTCGTCGCCGTGGCGACGGGCGTGGCGAGCCTCCTCTTCGTCTCGGGGCGCACCGGGGGCGCGCCCCGGCTCGAGGAGCAGCCGAACCGACGAGACCGGTTGCGGCCCGTCCCCGAGCCGGCATCCAGCATCCGCGCCGCGCGGCCGAGCCTCGCCGAGGTCGAAGGCGAGACGGATGCCGCGGCAGAGGCGGCCGAGACCCGCCAGACCTGGCTCCTCGCCGGGCGCACCCTGTCGCCGCGCCGCCGGTCGATCCTCATCGAGGTGCTCGTGCGGCTGCTCTTCCACCCCGCCATCGTCGTGTCGGTGTACTTGCTCTTCGTCGGGCACAATGCCCCCGGCGGCGGCTTCGCCGGCGGACTGCTCGCGGGCCTCGCGCTCGTCGCCCGGTACCTCGCCGGCGGCCGCTACGAACTCGGCGAAGCCGCGCCCGTCGACGCCGGGCGGCTGCTCGGCACCGGGCTGCTGCTCGCCGCAGGCACCGCCGCCTCATCGCTCGTGTTCGGGATGACGGTGTTCGAGTCGAGCTGGTTCGAGCTCGACGTCCCCGTGCTCGGCACGCTGTCGATCGGCACCTCCACCCTCTTCGACATCGGCGTGTACCTCGTCGTCATCGGACTCGTGCTCGACATCCTGCGCTCGCTCGGCGCCGAGGTCGACCGACAGGAGGAGGAGTCGGAGGAGGAGCATCCCGGATTCGGCGCGACCGAGCACGGCACCGGCCAGGCGGAGGGCGCCCCGACGGGCGAGGTGGCGGCGGCCTCGCAGGGCGGGGGTGATCGCGGATGA
- a CDS encoding sulfurtransferase, translating into MTRPDAARRPILIDADELAARLAEHPERRGARTVVLDVRWSLQQPDGRDAHRAGHIPGAVYVDLDTELADHARQGEGRHPLPGEAALTRAMRRWGLHDGDTAVVVDDLANQSAARAWWLLRYAGFDDVRMLDGGLAAWVAAGHPLETGDVVPEPGDATAHYGSMPVAGIDEAAAIAAEGVLLDARAGERYRGEVEPVDPEAGHIPGAISAPTAANVGADGRFLAPDALRTRFAELGAVPGARVGAYCGSGVTGAHEVAALALAGIDAVLYPGSWSQWSRTDRPVATGAEPGGAERGAAGPSEAEPAPGPDGAES; encoded by the coding sequence ATGACCCGCCCCGACGCCGCACGACGGCCGATCCTCATCGACGCGGACGAGCTGGCCGCGCGCCTCGCAGAGCACCCCGAGCGCCGCGGCGCACGCACCGTGGTGCTCGACGTGCGCTGGTCGCTGCAGCAGCCCGACGGCCGCGACGCGCATCGTGCCGGGCACATCCCCGGCGCCGTCTACGTCGACCTCGACACCGAGCTCGCCGACCACGCGCGACAGGGCGAGGGGCGCCATCCGCTGCCCGGCGAGGCCGCCCTCACCCGCGCGATGCGGCGCTGGGGGCTCCATGACGGCGACACCGCCGTCGTCGTCGACGACCTCGCCAACCAGTCGGCCGCCCGGGCCTGGTGGCTCCTGCGGTACGCCGGTTTCGACGACGTCCGGATGCTCGACGGCGGGCTCGCGGCCTGGGTCGCGGCGGGGCATCCGCTCGAGACCGGCGACGTCGTTCCGGAACCGGGTGACGCGACCGCGCACTACGGCAGCATGCCGGTGGCGGGCATCGACGAGGCGGCGGCGATCGCCGCTGAGGGCGTGCTGCTCGACGCGCGGGCCGGCGAGCGATACCGCGGGGAGGTGGAGCCCGTCGACCCCGAGGCCGGCCATATCCCCGGGGCGATCTCCGCGCCGACGGCGGCGAACGTCGGGGCCGACGGCAGGTTCCTCGCTCCCGACGCGCTGCGGACGCGCTTCGCCGAGCTCGGTGCGGTGCCCGGCGCCCGCGTGGGCGCGTACTGCGGCTCCGGCGTCACGGGTGCGCACGAGGTCGCCGCACTCGCGCTCGCGGGCATCGACGCGGTGCTCTACCCCGGCTCGTGGAGCCAGTGGTCGCGCACCGACCGGCCGGTCGCGACGGGCGCGGAGCCGGGCGGCGCGGAACGCGGCGCGGCCGGGCCGAGCGAGGCCGAGCCCGCACCTGGCCCGGACGGCGCCGAATCCTGA
- a CDS encoding class I SAM-dependent methyltransferase produces the protein MGEQTDVRDAVRRFVEDASSFADLDAELWEPISLATILRSDPQLGELVLDACCGDGASAVPTAELVGPDGLVDAVDVAAPMIELARARAAALGAGRGEGAAGDLLPQLSFHVADVAEWQTEGYDLVQCVLGVFFFDDLDAGARQLVSRAKPGGRVAITLWGADAFSGFTELLVSAVEAEAGEDAVAGFRERMQRHEEPGTAGALAHWLHTLGLVDVRAEEVPRHLDLDDDLAWRLVLGTGRQRLVADLDDETRERVRGRFVAALRDHGVARVDIGTIVGVGRRPEEPVAPA, from the coding sequence ATGGGGGAACAAACCGACGTGCGTGATGCCGTCAGGAGATTCGTCGAGGATGCCTCGTCATTCGCGGACCTCGACGCGGAACTGTGGGAGCCGATCTCCCTGGCGACGATCCTGCGCTCCGACCCGCAGTTGGGTGAGCTCGTGCTCGACGCCTGCTGCGGCGACGGCGCGTCCGCCGTGCCCACCGCCGAGCTGGTCGGACCCGACGGACTGGTCGACGCCGTCGACGTCGCCGCCCCGATGATCGAGCTCGCCCGGGCGCGCGCCGCCGCACTCGGAGCCGGCCGCGGTGAGGGCGCCGCGGGCGACCTGCTGCCGCAGCTCTCCTTCCACGTCGCCGACGTGGCGGAGTGGCAGACCGAGGGGTACGACCTGGTGCAGTGCGTGCTCGGCGTCTTCTTCTTCGACGACCTCGACGCCGGCGCGCGGCAGCTCGTCTCCCGCGCGAAGCCCGGCGGACGGGTGGCGATCACACTGTGGGGCGCCGACGCGTTCAGCGGCTTCACCGAACTGCTGGTGTCCGCCGTCGAGGCGGAGGCCGGCGAGGACGCCGTCGCCGGCTTCCGGGAACGGATGCAGCGGCACGAGGAGCCCGGCACCGCGGGCGCCCTCGCGCACTGGCTGCACACGCTCGGTCTGGTCGACGTTCGCGCGGAAGAGGTGCCGCGCCATCTCGACCTCGACGACGACCTCGCCTGGCGCCTCGTGCTCGGCACGGGCCGCCAGCGACTCGTCGCCGATCTCGACGACGAGACGCGCGAGCGCGTCCGCGGGCGGTTCGTCGCGGCGCTCCGCGATCACGGCGTCGCGCGCGTCGACATCGGCACGATCGTGGGCGTGGGGCGCCGGCCGGAGGAACCGGTCGCACCGGCGTGA
- a CDS encoding FKBP-type peptidyl-prolyl cis-trans isomerase, with amino-acid sequence MRRAAPVALAAVSALVLAGCAGGGDAESTPTPTAAACMDVSSGDLSDGVKVEGDFGAAEPTATFDTPLETKKLERTVAIEGDGDETAAGDVVDVVISMFSSTSGERLVSQPAQLGVGDDTVLEAFGASIDCVPVGSRTVTVAPASAVYGDQGNETIGVAPGEAVVIVADVTGIVEEPTPEPLPTPAEWTENVPEVTFNGDEAPTVVIPDAPASTELQLKVLEEGDGATVGEGDSVTVQYEGINWATKESFDSSYSRGEPATFSTSGVITGFAAALVGQKVGTKLIVTIPPELGYGTDPAAHELGGQTLVFVVEIEDTQAAE; translated from the coding sequence ATGCGCCGCGCCGCGCCCGTCGCGCTCGCCGCCGTCTCCGCCCTCGTCCTGGCCGGATGCGCCGGCGGCGGAGACGCCGAGTCGACCCCCACCCCGACCGCCGCCGCCTGCATGGACGTCAGCTCGGGCGACCTCTCCGACGGCGTGAAGGTCGAGGGCGACTTCGGCGCCGCCGAGCCGACGGCGACCTTCGACACCCCGCTCGAGACCAAGAAGCTCGAGCGGACCGTCGCCATCGAGGGCGACGGCGACGAGACCGCGGCGGGCGACGTCGTCGACGTCGTCATCAGCATGTTCTCGAGCACGAGCGGCGAGCGGCTCGTCTCCCAGCCCGCGCAGCTCGGCGTCGGCGACGACACCGTGCTCGAGGCGTTCGGCGCCTCGATCGACTGCGTCCCCGTCGGCTCGCGCACCGTGACCGTCGCCCCCGCCTCCGCGGTGTACGGCGACCAGGGCAACGAGACCATCGGTGTCGCCCCGGGCGAGGCGGTCGTCATCGTCGCCGACGTCACGGGCATCGTCGAAGAGCCGACCCCCGAGCCGCTGCCGACCCCGGCCGAGTGGACCGAGAACGTCCCGGAGGTCACGTTCAACGGCGACGAGGCGCCCACCGTCGTGATCCCCGACGCTCCCGCATCGACCGAGCTGCAGCTGAAGGTCCTCGAGGAGGGCGACGGCGCCACGGTCGGCGAGGGCGACAGCGTCACCGTGCAGTACGAGGGCATCAACTGGGCCACGAAGGAGAGCTTCGACAGCTCGTACTCGCGCGGCGAGCCCGCCACGTTCTCCACCTCGGGCGTCATCACCGGCTTCGCCGCGGCGCTCGTCGGCCAGAAGGTGGGCACCAAGCTCATCGTCACGATCCCGCCGGAGCTCGGCTACGGCACCGACCCGGCCGCGCACGAGCTCGGCGGCCAGACGCTGGTGTTCGTCGTCGAGATCGAGGACACGCAGGCGGCCGAGTAG
- a CDS encoding ECF transporter S component, whose amino-acid sequence MKLPTRILLTCAAIGTAGGLLLVPLNWISASIAAAMPLLYAVLSGVWTVPFVVAFALIRRPGTALLTGLIAGIVNAGLTPQGPSAILTSLMVGAMIEIPIALGGYRSWRAWIWYVGAAVFGLAYSLYSMAYLDFGANPVWMQAAYAVIGTASNVAAIWVGRSIAARLEAAGVARGLQPRQAAPAVAARQEPAAG is encoded by the coding sequence GTGAAGCTGCCCACCCGCATCCTGCTCACCTGCGCCGCCATCGGCACGGCGGGCGGACTGCTGCTCGTGCCACTGAACTGGATCTCGGCGTCGATCGCCGCCGCGATGCCGCTGCTCTACGCCGTGCTCTCCGGCGTGTGGACGGTGCCGTTCGTCGTGGCGTTCGCCCTGATCCGGCGCCCGGGCACGGCGCTGCTGACCGGGCTCATCGCAGGCATCGTCAACGCCGGGCTCACGCCGCAGGGTCCGTCCGCGATCCTCACCTCCCTCATGGTCGGCGCCATGATCGAGATCCCCATCGCGCTCGGCGGCTACCGCTCGTGGCGGGCCTGGATCTGGTACGTCGGGGCCGCCGTGTTCGGGCTCGCGTACTCGCTGTACTCCATGGCCTACCTCGATTTCGGCGCGAACCCGGTGTGGATGCAGGCGGCGTATGCCGTGATCGGCACGGCCTCGAACGTGGCGGCGATCTGGGTCGGCCGGTCCATCGCCGCCCGCCTGGAGGCTGCCGGTGTGGCGCGCGGGCTGCAGCCGCGTCAGGCGGCGCCGGCGGTCGCGGCCCGGCAGGAGCCGGCGGCCGGCTGA